Proteins encoded in a region of the Lepeophtheirus salmonis chromosome 6, UVic_Lsal_1.4, whole genome shotgun sequence genome:
- the LOC121120029 gene encoding uncharacterized protein isoform X2: MGPSTKVSVRVRTRFYECPVYCSTEIYDPVCGIDGRTYDNECFLILESCNNIRMKDLYAVHSGRCEKNSYGNMGRPQMTTSTILEILGATTTMVPYMDFNMMETTMLPPLDIFAYPTTTLCATTTETITTKPIYYPWTTSRPYETTQTPLDSDISCKDHEWTCDDGHCIPFVNQCNGVSDCPGGEDEKYCADLKNDFICGDMLIDKSLVCDGYPHCLNGEDEGDCPVEKEDDLKWTCPDSDNEYICDDYGKCICASLAPGATLPSALDSQSYTTTTLSPLLTTSPTFLSYDDEYIDNNFFGSGHFPMKEELDTQTFE; this comes from the exons ATGGGTCCTTCCACTAAAGTATCTGTAAGAGTGAGAACCAGGTTTTATGAGTGTCCTGTGTATTGCTCAACGGAAATCTATGATCCTGTTTGTGGTATTGATGGGAGGACATATGACAACGAATGCTTCCTCATACTCGAGTCCTGTAACAATATCCGAATGAAAGATTTATATGCTGTTCATTCTGGAAGAtgtgaaaaaaattcttatggAAACATGGGAAGACCTCAAATGACCACATCAACGATTTTAGAAATCTTGGGAGCCACGACAACAATGGTTCCATATATGGATTTTAACATGATGGAGACAACAATGTTACCTCCATTGGACATATTTGCTTATCCCACAACAACACTCTGTGCAACGACAACTGAAACGATAACCACTAAACCTATTTATTACCCATGGACCACTAGTAGGCCTTACGAAACAACACAA ACGCCATTGGATTCTGATATATCTTGCAAAGATCATGAATGGACTTGCGATGATGGGCATTGTATTCCATTTGTCAATCAATGCAATGGAGTTTCTGATTGTCCGGGTGGTGAGGATGAGAAATATTGTGCagatttgaagaatgattttatCTGCGGGGATATGTTAATTGACAAGTCCTTAGTTTGTGACGGATATCCACATTGTTTGAATGGAGAAGACGAGGGGGATTGTCCCGTAGAAAAAGAAGATGACCTTAAGTGGA cTTGTCCAGATTCAGATAATGAATACATATGTGACGACTATGGTAAGTGTATATGTGCAAGTTTGGCTCCAGGAGCAACATTACCAAGTGCCCTTGATTCTCAGTCGTACACCACAACGACCCTTTCGCCGTTGCTAACAACAAGTCctacatttttatcatatgatGATGAGTACattgataataacttttttgggaGTGGACACTTTCCGATGAAAGAGGAGCTAGACACGCAAACGTTTGAGTAA